A region from the Paenibacillus humicola genome encodes:
- a CDS encoding Ger(x)C family spore germination protein, with product MNPVRTIVHILLMLSLLVLPGCWDRKELNDIAIMLAFGVDLAKNGQYRGTAQFAVPSKLAPSEGGGTKENAFFTESGMGKTIYESTDFLQSKLSRSWFAGHRRASVFGEEMARHGLSELLDAYSRTPEIRMRSDMFVVKGGTAEQLLKLPYPLDRIPAIAYVKIHESLGVSSTLMMRDFLLAATSDGRSPILPALEILPGAKPKTESDGDGQSKDPDGKVKIAGSAVFNKSLKLVGYINNKESVTRRWIMGELRAANLTVPVPDEGTVVLRTSRLKSRVTPILSKDGVAFKVSLSGQGMIVENNTKLDLSLLKNVRKLEEALKKETEKQALQTIHHVQKQFKTDIFGFGDTVRRKHPYRWKTMKTRWQQIFPEAEMTVNADLKVKSVGLTGPPLMLEEDEIEK from the coding sequence ATGAATCCGGTACGAACAATCGTTCACATCTTGCTGATGTTGTCCCTGCTCGTCCTCCCGGGCTGCTGGGACCGCAAAGAGCTCAACGATATTGCCATTATGCTGGCCTTCGGGGTCGATTTGGCGAAAAACGGCCAGTACCGGGGAACGGCCCAGTTCGCCGTGCCCTCCAAGCTCGCTCCTTCGGAAGGGGGCGGCACGAAGGAAAACGCCTTTTTCACGGAGTCGGGTATGGGAAAAACCATTTACGAGTCGACCGATTTTTTGCAGTCGAAGCTGTCCCGCTCCTGGTTTGCGGGTCATCGAAGGGCCTCCGTCTTCGGCGAAGAGATGGCCAGGCACGGCCTCAGCGAGCTGCTGGATGCTTACAGCCGGACGCCGGAAATCCGGATGCGGTCGGACATGTTTGTCGTGAAAGGCGGGACGGCGGAGCAGCTGCTGAAGCTTCCGTATCCGCTGGACCGCATTCCGGCCATCGCTTACGTGAAAATTCACGAAAGCCTTGGGGTCAGCTCCACGCTCATGATGAGGGATTTTCTGCTGGCCGCCACAAGCGACGGCAGGAGTCCGATCCTTCCGGCGCTGGAAATCCTTCCGGGTGCCAAGCCGAAGACGGAATCGGACGGGGACGGGCAGTCCAAGGACCCGGACGGGAAGGTGAAAATTGCCGGCTCGGCCGTTTTCAACAAATCGTTGAAGCTTGTCGGGTATATCAATAACAAGGAATCCGTCACGAGACGCTGGATCATGGGCGAGCTGCGGGCGGCTAACCTGACGGTTCCCGTGCCGGATGAAGGGACCGTCGTGCTGCGGACAAGCCGCCTGAAGAGCCGGGTCACCCCCATTCTCTCCAAGGACGGCGTGGCGTTCAAGGTGTCTCTTTCCGGGCAGGGAATGATCGTGGAGAACAATACGAAGCTGGATCTTTCCTTGCTGAAGAACGTTCGGAAGCTGGAGGAAGCACTGAAGAAAGAAACGGAAAAACAAGCGCTGCAAACGATCCATCACGTGCAAAAGCAGTTCAAAACCGATATTTTCGGCTTCGGCGACACCGTCCGCCGCAAGCATCCGTACCGCTGGAAAACGATGAAAACCCGGTGGCAGCAGATTTTTCCGGAAGCGGAAATGACGGTTAACGCGGACTTGAAGGTGAAAAGCGTAGGCCTGACAGGCCCGCCGCTTATGCTGGAAGAGGACGAAATCGAAAAGTAA
- a CDS encoding beta-galactosidase, with the protein MKLFKGPRTTKIILSCLLAVLPLAAALLIVSRFILHDHHPQSAQTITAQTIPGKKPDGDVGRGNPFDPKSGIKIDRYGQVVGVNFPDKVTDDRQLQEDAALDRAYYNSLKPPSDFDRLGGLSDSNSAMHLKAARFFNIQWADGKPRLVTPEGDVFFSLGVNGVTNNETYTKVTGSSERRKLFEWVPDINGEYKGAFIGKDSFSFYMANKYRKTGSMPTFNQFFAEAADRIKKWGFNSIGVWTPAPQAEASGMPYTLMLPLNGMAKPKEIKVFDIFADGAAKAIDDAFKKTLPAHKDDPNLIGYFVDNEYRYDLFMSTVPKMKASTSGLKKRLVKMLLNEYGTLDSFNKGWNTKFTSFSGLYETPLPIRTQQAKNDLEQYFRLYLDAFYRTVRAEFKKYDPNHLLLGDRWLSHPVQNPHLRAILSEEAGKYMDVISINYYSRTLDTAMLSDVYEKSGHRPILLSEWSYGTNVQGLAPIVLGPGATEQERGRRYRSYVEGAAALGFVVGAHWFDYVDQAAGGRFFEGLYGEHYNTGLVNVADRPYKTFLNEVMAANGDIYDVLLGRKEPFR; encoded by the coding sequence ATGAAGCTGTTCAAAGGTCCGCGTACAACCAAGATCATCCTGTCCTGCCTGCTGGCCGTCCTGCCGCTCGCAGCGGCGCTGCTGATCGTCAGCCGCTTCATCCTGCACGACCACCATCCGCAAAGCGCCCAAACGATAACGGCGCAGACGATCCCGGGGAAGAAGCCGGACGGGGATGTCGGCCGCGGCAATCCGTTCGACCCGAAATCCGGCATCAAGATCGACCGCTACGGTCAGGTCGTCGGCGTCAATTTTCCGGATAAGGTAACGGATGATCGGCAGCTGCAGGAAGATGCCGCTCTCGACCGGGCCTATTATAACAGCCTGAAGCCGCCTTCCGATTTTGATCGTTTGGGAGGGCTTTCGGACAGCAATTCCGCCATGCATCTCAAAGCGGCGAGGTTTTTCAATATTCAGTGGGCAGACGGCAAGCCGAGGCTCGTGACACCTGAGGGGGACGTTTTTTTCAGCCTGGGCGTGAACGGGGTCACGAATAACGAAACGTATACGAAAGTAACCGGCTCCAGCGAACGCAGGAAACTGTTCGAATGGGTGCCGGACATCAACGGGGAGTACAAAGGCGCCTTTATCGGAAAAGATAGTTTCTCGTTCTACATGGCCAATAAATATCGGAAAACGGGCTCCATGCCGACGTTTAACCAGTTTTTTGCGGAGGCGGCGGACCGGATCAAGAAATGGGGCTTCAACAGTATCGGCGTATGGACGCCCGCTCCGCAGGCGGAGGCGAGCGGCATGCCTTATACGCTTATGCTGCCGCTTAACGGAATGGCCAAGCCGAAGGAAATCAAGGTCTTCGACATTTTCGCGGACGGTGCGGCCAAGGCGATCGACGACGCCTTCAAGAAGACGCTTCCCGCCCATAAGGACGATCCGAATCTGATCGGTTATTTTGTGGACAACGAGTATCGATACGATTTATTCATGAGCACCGTGCCGAAAATGAAGGCCAGCACCTCGGGGCTGAAGAAACGGCTGGTCAAGATGCTGCTGAACGAGTACGGTACGCTCGACTCCTTTAACAAGGGCTGGAATACGAAATTCACCAGCTTCTCCGGTCTATACGAAACGCCGCTTCCCATTCGTACGCAGCAGGCAAAAAACGACTTGGAGCAGTACTTCCGCCTCTATTTGGACGCCTTCTACAGAACGGTTCGGGCCGAGTTCAAGAAATACGATCCGAACCATCTGCTTCTTGGCGACAGATGGCTCTCGCATCCGGTGCAAAACCCGCACTTACGCGCCATCCTGTCGGAAGAAGCCGGCAAATATATGGATGTCATCAGCATCAACTATTATTCCCGCACCCTCGATACCGCGATGCTGAGCGACGTCTACGAAAAGTCCGGCCACCGGCCGATTCTGCTGTCCGAATGGAGCTACGGCACTAACGTGCAGGGGCTGGCTCCGATCGTGCTGGGTCCCGGCGCAACCGAACAGGAACGGGGCCGGCGGTATCGCAGTTACGTGGAAGGCGCGGCGGCGCTCGGCTTTGTTGTCGGCGCACACTGGTTCGATTATGTCGACCAGGCGGCCGGAGGACGCTTCTTCGAAGGCTTGTACGGAGAACATTACAATACCGGGCTCGTCAATGTCGCCGATCGTCCGTATAAAACGTTTTTGAACGAAGTCATGGCGGCGAACGGGGATATTTACGACGTGCTGCTCGGCAGGAAGGAACCGTTCCGCTGA
- a CDS encoding spore germination protein — protein sequence MKWTRKGKQPKSVRTPDLSLPQFEHARFGPDLKANENMLRELFRNCSDIVFRPVRIEDHPDRLLVYAEVLVNAESLEPELLRPMLVSGTADASNGNEAAGNTADGGLLNTRSMKREESVMSAVSDILRGFAAVLTDGESSVTLVDRRAVKTRAIEEPTTEISLRGPREGFTESVRTNISMVRRKLKTPRLKMEHLVLGKLSQTDVVIAYIEGIAKDSIIEEVRRRVGRIETDAVLESGNIEEFIQDQPFSVFPQALNTERPDVVAGNLLEGKVAILVDGTPFSLVVPVTFWTEMQAPDDYYEHFIFKTFIRWLRYLLLTMSLLLPSLYVAATTYHPQLIPSFLLISIAASREGIPFPAMVEAFLMEFMFEALREAGIRLPKSVGQAVSIVGALVVGEAAVRSGIVSAPTVIIVSTTGISSFVIPRYNFGFSARLLRFPLLLLAGTLGLYGIGLGLILIAIHLVNLTSLGLPYMSPLAPQVVKDLKDVLMRAPIWAMNRRPAETTGVNENRIPAGQMPGASKGDNAT from the coding sequence ATGAAATGGACCCGCAAAGGGAAGCAGCCGAAATCGGTGCGGACGCCTGATCTTTCCTTGCCTCAATTCGAACATGCCCGCTTCGGTCCGGACCTGAAGGCAAACGAAAACATGCTGCGGGAGCTGTTTCGCAACTGCTCCGACATTGTATTCCGGCCCGTTCGGATCGAGGATCATCCGGACAGGCTGCTGGTCTATGCCGAGGTGCTGGTTAACGCGGAATCGCTCGAGCCCGAGCTGCTGCGGCCAATGCTGGTAAGCGGAACGGCCGACGCGTCAAACGGGAACGAAGCTGCGGGAAATACGGCGGACGGCGGGCTTCTGAACACCCGAAGCATGAAACGGGAAGAAAGCGTGATGAGCGCGGTAAGCGATATCCTGAGAGGGTTCGCCGCCGTGCTGACGGACGGTGAGAGCAGCGTGACGCTCGTGGACCGGAGAGCGGTCAAGACCCGCGCAATCGAGGAGCCCACAACGGAGATTTCGCTCCGCGGCCCGCGCGAAGGGTTCACGGAATCGGTTCGTACCAATATAAGCATGGTGCGCCGCAAGCTCAAAACGCCCCGGCTCAAAATGGAGCACCTGGTACTCGGAAAACTTTCGCAAACGGATGTCGTGATCGCCTATATCGAAGGAATCGCGAAGGATTCCATCATAGAGGAAGTGCGGCGCAGAGTCGGCCGAATCGAGACCGACGCCGTGCTGGAATCGGGCAATATCGAAGAATTTATTCAGGACCAGCCGTTTTCCGTGTTCCCTCAGGCCTTGAATACGGAACGCCCGGACGTGGTGGCGGGCAACCTGCTCGAAGGGAAGGTGGCGATCCTTGTGGACGGCACGCCGTTCTCGCTTGTCGTCCCTGTCACGTTCTGGACCGAAATGCAGGCGCCGGACGATTATTACGAGCATTTTATATTCAAAACGTTCATCCGGTGGCTGCGTTACCTGCTGCTGACGATGTCGCTGCTGCTGCCTTCCCTGTACGTTGCCGCAACGACCTACCATCCTCAGCTCATCCCAAGCTTTCTGCTGATCAGCATCGCGGCCTCCCGGGAGGGCATTCCGTTTCCCGCCATGGTGGAAGCGTTTTTGATGGAGTTCATGTTCGAGGCGCTGCGGGAAGCGGGAATCCGGCTGCCCAAGTCGGTCGGACAGGCGGTCAGCATCGTCGGGGCGCTCGTCGTCGGCGAAGCTGCCGTCCGGTCGGGCATCGTATCCGCGCCGACGGTAATCATCGTATCGACAACCGGCATTTCGTCCTTCGTCATCCCACGGTACAACTTCGGATTTTCCGCGCGGCTGCTTCGTTTTCCGCTGCTCTTGCTCGCCGGAACGCTGGGGCTGTACGGCATCGGGCTCGGGCTTATCCTGATCGCGATTCATCTGGTCAACCTGACGTCGCTCGGTTTGCCTTATATGTCCCCGCTGGCCCCGCAGGTGGTCAAGGATTTGAAGGACGTATTGATGCGTGCGCCGATTTGGGCGATGAACCGCCGGCCGGCCGAGACGACCGGCGTCAACGAGAACCGCATTCCCGCAGGCCAAATGCCGGGAGCAAGCAAAGGGGACAACGCAACATGA
- a CDS encoding sigma-70 family RNA polymerase sigma factor, with protein sequence MNEAQLVTLSRQGDQIAFGKLMEMYKDKVYFMAHRILRSKSECEDVVQETFLKVYLNLNRFDENKRFSTWLFHIGKNICLDLLRRRKTPPLPLDQPVVSQSDNKLSLHEVIPAGEPTPEGEVIERELSHKMAEMIGKLPEKYRDIVYQRYVLDMSIEDIGLKNNLPVNTVKSRIHRSKDFMKKRWGKTLLIYSLLMFSFF encoded by the coding sequence GTGAACGAGGCTCAATTAGTTACGCTGTCAAGGCAGGGCGATCAGATCGCATTCGGCAAGCTGATGGAAATGTACAAGGACAAAGTGTATTTCATGGCGCACCGAATCCTCCGCAGCAAGTCGGAATGCGAAGACGTCGTGCAGGAAACGTTTCTGAAGGTGTATTTGAATCTCAATCGTTTTGACGAGAACAAACGCTTCTCGACATGGCTGTTTCATATCGGCAAAAACATCTGCCTCGATCTGCTGCGCCGCCGCAAAACGCCTCCGCTTCCGCTCGACCAGCCGGTCGTCTCGCAGTCGGACAATAAGCTGTCGCTGCACGAGGTTATCCCGGCCGGCGAACCGACGCCCGAGGGCGAAGTGATCGAGCGCGAGCTGTCGCACAAAATGGCGGAGATGATCGGCAAGCTGCCCGAGAAATACCGGGACATCGTCTACCAGCGGTACGTGCTCGACATGTCCATTGAAGACATCGGACTGAAGAATAATTTGCCGGTGAACACCGTCAAGTCGAGAATTCACCGCTCCAAGGATTTCATGAAGAAACGCTGGGGCAAAACGCTGCTGATTTATTCGCTACTGATGTTCAGCTTTTTCTAA
- a CDS encoding efflux RND transporter periplasmic adaptor subunit, which yields MKKWWVLGIGVLIVAAAVVVYFRYYPKETQAAAGPAVQTTQVRKGTIAVTVDGTGSISPADTETVKSGGQGTIDTVNVKVGDNVKKGAVLATIEGEDNSSQIKSAQLDLEKQQLQLQNTEDQLKGETDEQQIANIKLNIQQTQLDMEQTQEQIADLEDKAKNQTIVSPIDGTVTTVSAAPGDMLGNQASDLFTIADYKHLEIVVSVDELDIAKVKTGQEAAISVEAQSDKAYTGKVVQIADEGTSSNGVASFDVTIAIDNPDGLKSGMSAEATIQVDKKDNILMLPIDAVQSFGGRYVVFLPQGTSATGGQSAQGATGEGGANGRGEGAQANGQGGGANGQNGQSGGTNGQNGQGGANGQGGGRVGGGQGGSRQGGAGGAGRARGANRFGGTPQPIQVGIHNDDFIEVVSGLTEGERVILPTVTVPTTNTNQQQNARLGGGGFGGLGGGFGGGGAVRAFGGGGGGFGGGGGRGGGGARAAGGGGGRG from the coding sequence ATGAAGAAATGGTGGGTGCTTGGCATCGGCGTACTCATCGTCGCAGCTGCGGTGGTCGTCTATTTTCGTTACTATCCGAAGGAAACGCAGGCTGCCGCCGGGCCGGCCGTTCAAACGACGCAGGTGCGCAAAGGCACGATTGCAGTGACGGTCGACGGAACCGGGAGCATCTCGCCGGCAGACACCGAAACGGTAAAAAGCGGAGGTCAGGGAACGATCGACACCGTCAACGTCAAGGTGGGCGACAATGTGAAGAAGGGCGCCGTGCTCGCGACGATCGAAGGGGAGGACAATTCAAGCCAGATCAAGAGCGCACAGCTCGATCTCGAGAAACAGCAGCTGCAGCTGCAGAATACCGAGGATCAGCTGAAGGGCGAAACGGACGAACAGCAGATCGCCAATATCAAGCTGAACATTCAGCAGACGCAGCTCGACATGGAGCAGACGCAGGAGCAGATCGCCGACCTGGAAGACAAGGCGAAAAATCAGACGATCGTTTCCCCGATCGACGGCACGGTGACGACCGTCTCGGCCGCTCCGGGCGACATGCTCGGCAACCAGGCGTCCGATCTGTTCACCATCGCGGACTACAAGCATTTGGAGATCGTCGTTTCCGTCGACGAGCTCGATATCGCCAAGGTCAAGACCGGCCAGGAGGCGGCCATTTCCGTCGAGGCGCAGTCGGATAAGGCCTATACGGGCAAGGTCGTCCAAATCGCCGATGAAGGCACGTCCAGCAACGGCGTCGCTTCCTTCGACGTGACGATCGCCATCGACAATCCCGACGGGCTGAAGAGCGGCATGTCCGCCGAAGCGACGATCCAGGTCGACAAGAAAGACAATATTCTGATGCTGCCGATCGATGCGGTGCAGTCCTTCGGCGGACGTTACGTCGTGTTCCTGCCGCAGGGAACCTCAGCAACCGGCGGCCAATCCGCACAAGGCGCAACCGGCGAAGGCGGCGCGAACGGCCGGGGCGAAGGCGCCCAGGCAAACGGCCAAGGCGGCGGAGCGAACGGCCAAAACGGGCAGAGCGGCGGCACGAACGGCCAAAACGGGCAGGGTGGCGCGAACGGCCAAGGCGGCGGCCGGGTCGGCGGCGGTCAGGGCGGCAGCCGCCAGGGCGGAGCCGGCGGCGCAGGCCGGGCGCGCGGCGCGAACCGTTTCGGCGGCACGCCGCAGCCGATTCAGGTCGGCATCCATAACGACGATTTCATCGAGGTCGTGTCCGGCTTGACGGAAGGCGAGCGCGTCATCCTGCCGACGGTAACCGTGCCGACGACGAACACGAACCAGCAGCAGAACGCAAGGCTTGGCGGCGGCGGCTTTGGCGGTTTAGGCGGCGGCTTTGGCGGCGGCGGAGCCGTTCGCGCCTTCGGAGGAGGAGGCGGCGGCTTCGGCGGCGGCGGCGGCCGCGGCGGCGGCGGTGCGCGTGCTGCCGGCGGCGGCGGAGGTCGGGGCTGA
- a CDS encoding GntR family transcriptional regulator, whose product MDFTLRPQQPSARDAVYYKLREQILSLELPPGTPLSEKESSLAFQVSRTPVRESFMRLAQEGLVQVLPQRGTYVSLIDTELVEEARFMREQLEKSVIRLACEHFPDASLAELEANLREQRECVLNQDDKRMFELDEAFHRTIFDGCRKQNTWAVIQQMNVHLNRSRVLRLAVDHHWSNLQTQHEQMTEAIKTHDADRAEQLMKEHLSQNIADLAVLKQKYPNYFK is encoded by the coding sequence ATGGATTTCACTCTTCGCCCGCAGCAGCCTTCCGCCAGAGACGCGGTTTATTACAAGCTGAGAGAGCAGATTCTCAGCCTGGAGCTGCCGCCCGGTACTCCGCTTTCGGAGAAAGAAAGCTCGCTCGCGTTCCAGGTCAGCCGCACGCCCGTCAGGGAAAGCTTCATGCGGCTCGCGCAGGAGGGGCTCGTGCAGGTGCTTCCCCAGCGCGGCACGTATGTCTCCCTGATCGATACCGAGCTTGTCGAAGAAGCGCGTTTCATGCGGGAACAGCTCGAGAAGTCGGTGATCCGGCTCGCCTGCGAGCATTTTCCGGACGCCTCGCTGGCCGAGCTGGAGGCCAACCTCCGGGAACAGCGCGAATGCGTCCTGAATCAGGACGACAAACGGATGTTCGAGCTGGACGAAGCGTTTCACCGCACGATTTTCGACGGATGCCGGAAGCAGAATACTTGGGCCGTCATTCAGCAGATGAATGTGCATTTGAACCGAAGCCGCGTGCTGAGGCTCGCCGTCGACCATCATTGGAGCAATCTGCAGACGCAGCACGAGCAGATGACGGAGGCCATCAAAACGCACGACGCGGACCGAGCGGAGCAGCTGATGAAGGAGCACCTGAGTCAGAACATTGCGGATCTGGCGGTGCTGAAGCAGAAGTATCCGAACTATTTCAAATGA
- a CDS encoding GerAB/ArcD/ProY family transporter — MKQLTSLQIYWLNFSFQIGMTLTVLTTTIAKAKQDAWLSVLIAGLISIGIAYIVVRASLLHPGQTFVQLSQTILGKWLGRLVVLPYILLWFGMTGTVLRYGIEFIHTALFRNTPLSVLMFTMLLLVAHVGYSGGLRAIAMCSELMGPLILLTIAVLLLLNTTNIDWRLLQPVLAERDMKSMALSVLAPISLMGEVMAMLGITAFAAKPAKVMASIMWSMISVVLLISITVVMIIVTFGPVLSARMWFAFYDMVRLISIGEFIQNVDVFMLIIWMSSVFIKLSLFFFLTCHTTAQWLEIRDWRKLVWIAVPAVFASSLLSENMLTMLDFNPKYHVPFGLPINYFMVPLLLLGVGLLRGKKTGKSGPGGR, encoded by the coding sequence ATGAAACAGCTGACGAGCTTGCAAATCTATTGGCTCAATTTTTCGTTTCAAATCGGAATGACGCTGACCGTTCTGACGACTACGATCGCCAAAGCGAAGCAGGACGCCTGGCTGTCGGTCCTGATCGCCGGACTGATCAGCATCGGGATTGCGTACATCGTCGTCCGGGCCAGCCTGCTTCACCCCGGCCAAACGTTCGTCCAGTTGAGTCAGACCATATTGGGAAAATGGCTCGGAAGGCTCGTGGTGCTTCCCTATATTCTGCTTTGGTTCGGCATGACGGGCACGGTGCTGCGCTACGGCATCGAATTTATTCATACCGCGCTGTTCCGCAATACGCCGCTGTCCGTCCTCATGTTCACCATGCTGCTGCTGGTGGCGCACGTCGGTTATTCGGGCGGCTTACGGGCTATCGCAATGTGCAGCGAATTGATGGGGCCGTTAATTTTGCTGACGATCGCCGTGCTCCTTCTGCTGAATACGACGAATATCGACTGGCGGCTGCTGCAGCCGGTGCTGGCCGAGCGGGATATGAAATCGATGGCGCTGAGCGTATTGGCGCCCATTTCGCTTATGGGCGAAGTGATGGCGATGCTCGGCATCACGGCATTTGCGGCAAAGCCCGCCAAGGTGATGGCCAGCATCATGTGGTCGATGATCAGCGTCGTCCTGCTCATCAGCATCACCGTCGTCATGATCATCGTTACGTTCGGGCCGGTCCTTTCGGCACGCATGTGGTTCGCCTTTTACGATATGGTCCGGCTCATTTCCATCGGCGAATTTATTCAAAATGTGGATGTGTTCATGCTCATTATCTGGATGTCCAGCGTCTTCATCAAGCTGTCGCTTTTCTTCTTCCTGACGTGCCATACGACGGCGCAATGGCTCGAGATCCGGGATTGGCGCAAGCTCGTATGGATTGCCGTGCCGGCTGTGTTCGCCAGCTCGCTGTTGTCCGAGAACATGCTCACGATGCTCGATTTCAATCCGAAATATCATGTCCCGTTCGGGCTGCCGATCAATTATTTTATGGTGCCCCTGCTGCTGCTCGGAGTCGGCCTGCTGCGCGGCAAAAAAACGGGAAAATCCGGACCCGGCGGGAGATGA
- a CDS encoding HD-GYP domain-containing protein, giving the protein MKIARAMNLPPGLRESIYIGGLLHDIGKIGISESVLLKPSKLTESEFDIIKQHPVIGYEIIKHIPQFKKNGVLDMVLHHHERYNGTGYPKGLKEQQIPLAARIMAVADSFDAMTSKRVYRENRLELQDVIEELRRCRGTQFDPVVADVFLGILEEERENILIHDLDASIKRPHYI; this is encoded by the coding sequence TTGAAGATCGCCCGGGCGATGAACCTGCCCCCCGGTTTGCGCGAGTCGATTTACATCGGCGGACTGCTCCACGATATCGGCAAAATCGGGATCAGCGAAAGCGTGCTGCTGAAGCCGTCCAAGCTGACCGAAAGCGAATTCGACATCATCAAGCAGCATCCGGTCATCGGCTACGAAATTATTAAACATATTCCGCAGTTCAAAAAAAACGGCGTGCTCGATATGGTGCTGCATCACCACGAACGGTATAACGGCACCGGTTACCCGAAAGGGCTGAAGGAGCAGCAAATTCCGCTCGCCGCCCGCATTATGGCCGTTGCGGATTCGTTCGACGCCATGACCTCGAAGCGGGTATACCGCGAGAACCGCCTCGAGCTTCAGGACGTCATCGAGGAGCTCCGGAGATGCAGAGGCACGCAGTTCGATCCCGTCGTTGCCGACGTGTTTCTCGGGATTTTGGAAGAGGAAAGGGAAAACATCCTGATTCACGACCTGGATGCTTCCATTAAACGCCCGCACTATATTTAA
- a CDS encoding aldo/keto reductase gives MSNSNLSAAPSGTYRIGGDLPVVRLGYGAMQITGPGVWGDPRDPAEAVRVLQRAVELGVTFIDTADSYGPFTSELLIKKALHPYKDNLVIATKAGLTRPAPGVWRPVGRPEYLRQQVELSLRHLGLERIDLLQLHRIDPQVPLAEQIGELALLREEGKIRHIGLSEVSVDEIKAASETAPIVSVQNLYNVAKRDSEAVLEYAEANDIAFIPWFPLATGALAKEGGPLDEMAKRLGAKPSQLALAWLLKRSKVMLPIPGTSSTPHLEENIAAAGIELSEEDFAALSSAV, from the coding sequence ATGTCCAATTCCAATCTGTCCGCAGCGCCGTCCGGAACGTACCGAATCGGCGGCGACCTGCCGGTTGTCCGTCTGGGCTACGGCGCAATGCAAATTACCGGTCCTGGCGTATGGGGCGACCCGCGTGACCCCGCGGAAGCGGTCCGCGTGCTGCAGCGCGCGGTCGAGCTTGGCGTCACCTTTATCGATACTGCGGATTCCTACGGTCCGTTCACCTCGGAGCTGCTCATCAAGAAGGCGCTCCACCCGTACAAGGACAACCTCGTGATTGCGACGAAAGCGGGCCTGACGCGTCCGGCTCCGGGCGTATGGCGCCCCGTCGGCCGTCCCGAATATTTGCGGCAGCAGGTCGAGCTCAGCCTGCGCCATCTCGGGCTCGAGCGGATCGACCTGCTTCAGCTGCACCGCATCGACCCGCAGGTTCCGCTTGCCGAGCAGATCGGCGAACTTGCGCTCCTGCGCGAGGAGGGCAAAATCCGCCATATCGGCCTGAGCGAGGTCAGCGTCGACGAAATCAAGGCCGCAAGCGAGACCGCCCCGATCGTATCGGTGCAAAACCTGTACAACGTGGCGAAACGCGACTCGGAAGCGGTGCTCGAATATGCGGAAGCGAACGATATCGCGTTTATCCCGTGGTTCCCGCTGGCGACGGGCGCCTTGGCCAAAGAAGGCGGTCCGCTGGACGAAATGGCGAAGCGGCTCGGCGCGAAGCCGTCCCAGCTCGCACTTGCCTGGCTGCTGAAGCGTTCGAAGGTCATGCTGCCGATACCCGGCACGTCGAGCACCCCCCATCTCGAGGAAAATATCGCCGCCGCCGGCATCGAGCTGAGCGAAGAAGATTTTGCCGCGTTGTCCAGCGCCGTATAA